The following coding sequences are from one Capsicum annuum cultivar UCD-10X-F1 chromosome 3, UCD10Xv1.1, whole genome shotgun sequence window:
- the LOC107862007 gene encoding plasma membrane ATPase 4, with protein sequence MADQKATVSLDDIKKENVDLETIPVEDVFRILVSSKEGLAEKDANGRLTVFGPNKLEEKKENKILKFLGFMWNPLSWVMEAAAVIAIVLANGQNRPPDWQDFLGIVVLLVINSTVSFIEENNAGNAAAALMAGLAPKTKVIRDGSWQELDAAVLVPGDVISIKLGDIIPADARLLEGDPLKIDQSALTGESLPVTKNPGDGVFSGSTCKQGEIEAVVIATGISTFFGKAAHLVDSTNNVGHFQKVLTAIGNFCICSILIGIIIEILVMYPIQHRKYRDGIDNLLVLLIGGIPIAMPTVLSVTMAIGSHKLSEQGAITKRMTAIEEMAGMDVLCSDKTGTLTLNKLEVDKNLVEVFAKDMDQDTVILLGARASRVENQDAIDACIVGMLADAKEARAGIQEVHFLPFNPVDKRTAITYIDSNGNWHRVSKGAPEQIVDLCGLNEDVKRKVHSIIDKFADRGLRSLAVAQQTVPEKTKESPGGPWEFVGLLPLFDPPRHDSADTIRRALVLGVNVKMITGDQLAIAKETGRRLGMGTNMYPSSSLLGQNKDENTANLPVDELIEMADGFAGVFPEHKYEIVKKLQERKHICGMTGDGVNDAPALKKADIGIAVADATDAARSASDIVLTEPGLSVIVSAVLTSRAIFQRMKNYTIYAVSITIRIVLGFMLIALIWKFDFSPFMVLIIAILNDGTIMTISKDKVKPSPMPDSWKLREIFATGIVLGTYLAVMTVIFFWAAHQSNFFTDKFGVRSIRDNIHELNAALYLQVSIVSQALIFVTRARSWSYIERPGLLLLAAFVIAQLVATIIAVYANWGFARIRGIGWGWAGVIWLYSIIFYIPLDFLKFAIRYILSGRAWNNMIENKVAFTNKKDYGRGEREAQWALAQRTLHGLQPPDSSQMYDNKSYKELSEIAEHAKRRAEVARLRELHTLKGHVESVVKLKGLDIETIQQHYTV encoded by the exons atggCGGATCAGAAGGCAACCGTCAGCTTGGATGATATCAAGAAGGAGAACGTTGATCTC GAAACAATACCAGTGGAGGATGTATTTAGGATATTGGTAAGTTCTAAGGAGGGATTGGCAGAAAAGGATGCAAATGGAAGGCTTACTGTCTTTGGCCCAAACAAACTTGAGGAGAAAAAG GAGAACAAGATCTTAAAATTCTTGGGTTTCATGTGGAACCCCTTGTCATGGGTCATGGAAGCTGCTGCTGTCATTGCCATTGTATTGGCAAATGGACAG AATAGGCCACCAGATTGGCAAGATTTCCTTGGAATAGTAGTTTTGCTTGTCATCAACTCCACCGTCAGCTTCATCGAAGAAAACAATGCAGGCAATGCTGCAGCAGCCCTGATGGCAGGTCTTGCTCCCAAGACAAag GTAATAAGAGATGGGAGCTGGCAGGAGCTGGATGCAGCAGTGCTGGTGCCAGGGGATGTGATAAGTATCAAGTTGGGGGATATCATTCCGGCCGATGCTCGTCTTCTTGAGGGAGATCCCCTCAAGATTGATCAATCTGCTCTCACAGGTGAGTCATTACCCGTGACAAAGAACCCGGGCGACGGAGTGTTTTCTGGTTCCACCTGTAAACAAGGTGAAATTGAGGCTGTTGTAATTGCAACTGGAATCAGCACCTTCTTCGGAAAAGCTGCTCATCTTGTTGATAGTACGAATAATGTTGGCCACTTCCAGAAG GTGTTGACAGCAATCGGCAACTTCTGCATATGCTCCATTCTAATTGGAATCATCATAGAAATACTGGTGATGTACCCAATTCAGCACAGAAAGTACAGAGATGGAATTGATAATCTGCTTGTTCTTCTCATTGGAGGAATTCCAATAGCCATGCCTACTGTATTATCAGTCACTATGGCAATTGGATCCCACAAATTGTCAGAACAAGGTGCCATCACCAAGAGAATGACTGCTATAGAAGAGATGGCGGGAATGGATGTCCTTTGTAGTGACAAGACAGGAACTCTTACGTTAAACAAGCTTGAAGTTGACAAAAACTTGGTCGAG GTCTTTGCAAAGGATATGGACCAAGATACCGTTATTCTTCTTGGGGCAAGAGCTTCAAGGGTTGAAAACCAGGATGCTATTGATGCTTGCATCGTCGGAATGCTGGCAGATGCCAAGGAG GCTAGAGCTGGGATCCAAGAAGTGCATTTCCTGCCTTTTAACCCTGTCGACAAGCGCACAGCTATTACTTACATAGACTCCAATGGCAATTGGCATAGAGTTAGCAAAGGTGCACCTGAGCAG ATCGTTGATCTTTGTGGACTAAACGAGGATGTAAAGAGGAAAGTTCACTCCATCATCGACAAGTTTGCTGATCGTGGTCTTCGCTCTCTTGCAGTGGCTCAACAG ACAGTACCAGAGAAGACGAAGGAAAGTCCAGGAGGGCCTTGGGAGTTTGTAGGGCTCTTGCCTCTTTTTGACCCTCCAAGGCATGATAGTGCAGACACAATTAGGCGCGCCCTTGTCCTTGGTGTCAATGTAAAAATGATAACCGGTGATCAGCTTGCCATAGCCAAGGAGACTGGTCGTAGGCTTGGCATGGGAACAAACATGTATCCTTCTTCCTCCCTCTTGGGTCAGAACAAGGATGAAAATACTGCTAACCTCCCTGTGGATGAACTCATTGAGATGGCTGATGGCTTTGCTGGTGTCTTTCCAG AGCACAAATATGAGATCGTGAAGAAGCTCCAAGAAAGAAAGCACATTTGTGGTATGACCGGAGATGGTGTGAATGACGCCCCTGCTCTGAAGAAAGCAGATATAGGCATAGCTGTGGCTGATGCTACTGATGCTGCCCGTAGTGCATCAGACATAGTTCTCACGGAGCCAGGATTAAGTGTGATAGTAAGTGCTGTTTTGACCAGCCGAGCCATATTTCAGAGGATGAAGAATTATACCATTTATGCTGTTTCTATAACCATCCGAATTGTGCTAGGCTTCATGCTCATTGCACTAATCTGGAAGTTTGATTTCTCACCTTTCATGGTTCTTATCATTGCCATTCTCAATGATGGAACAATCATGACCATATCTAAAGACAAGGTGAAGCCGTCACCCATGCCTGATTCGTGGAAACTGAGAGAAATATTTGCCACTGGCATAGTTCTTGGCACTTACCTAGCCGTGATGACTGTTATCTTTTTTTGGGCTGCTCACCAATCAAATTTCTTTACT GACAAGTTTGGTGTAAGGTCGATCAGAGACAATATACATGAGCTTAATGCTGCACTGTATCTTCAAGTCAGCATCGTCAGTCAGGCACTCATTTTCGTAACTAGGGCAAGGAGTTGGTCTTACATAGAACGTCCTGGTCTCCTTCTGCTAGCTGCTTTCGTTATAGCACAGCTG GTTGCCACCATAATTGCAGTATATGCAAACTGGGGTTTTGCTAGAATCCGTGGTATTGGTTGGGGTTGGGCTGGTGTTATTTGGCTTTACAGTATTATTTTCTACATACCTCTAGATTTTCTAAAATTCGCGATCAGATACATTTTGAGTGGCAGGGCCTGGAACAATATGATTGAAAACAAG GTTGCTTTCACAAACAAGAAGGATTATGGTAGGGGAGAAAGAGAGGCACAATGGGCATTGGCTCAACGCACGTTGCATGGTCTTCAACCTCCCGATTCCTCACAGATGTATGACAACAAAAGCTATAAGGAATTGTCTGAAATAGCAGAACATGCCAAACGTCGTGCTGAAGTTGCCAG GCTAAGAGAGCTTCATACACTTAAGGGTCATGTAGAATCAGTGGTGAAGCTCAAGGGACTGGACATTGAGACAATTCA